Proteins from one Desulfonema limicola genomic window:
- the tyrS gene encoding tyrosine--tRNA ligase → MKNVIDILQERGFIEQTTHDKELKEYIEKDKITCYIGFDPTASSLHVGSLVPIMSLAHMQRCGHRPIALVGGGTGLVGDPSGKTEMRKFLTSEIIEENVTGLKKQLSRFINFEDGQALLLNNADWLTKLEYIPLLRDIGRHFSVNRMIKAESYKMRLDSEEGLSFIEFNYMILQSYDFLELFDKYNCCLQMGGSDQWGNIVSGIELIRRMRQKTAFGITFPLITTSSGIKMGKTHQGAVWLDPERTSPYDYYQFWVNTDDRDVVRFLALFTFLPMDEINDVKKMEGADLNYAKSVLGFEATALVHGKEAALNAYKSAVSMFGMKSIPEKLLASSSIPREGTEESDLAVPSSFMNESQFLDKIPAFKLFNMVELANSGSAARRLIEQGGAYINNNRIISPDYMVSTEDIVETEIILRAGKKKYHKIIVKK, encoded by the coding sequence ATGAAAAATGTAATTGATATTCTTCAGGAACGCGGATTTATAGAGCAGACCACACATGATAAAGAACTAAAGGAATATATCGAAAAAGATAAGATAACATGCTACATAGGTTTTGACCCAACTGCATCAAGTCTTCATGTTGGCAGTCTGGTGCCTATTATGTCGCTTGCTCATATGCAGAGATGCGGTCATCGGCCAATTGCCCTGGTTGGTGGTGGAACTGGTTTGGTTGGAGATCCAAGTGGAAAAACAGAAATGAGGAAATTTTTAACATCTGAAATAATAGAAGAAAATGTTACAGGGTTAAAAAAACAATTATCCAGGTTTATTAATTTTGAGGATGGACAGGCATTGCTTTTGAATAATGCTGACTGGCTGACTAAACTGGAATATATTCCTTTATTAAGAGATATTGGAAGGCATTTTAGTGTAAACCGGATGATAAAAGCAGAAAGCTACAAGATGCGCCTGGATTCTGAGGAAGGGTTGAGTTTTATCGAGTTTAATTATATGATTCTTCAATCTTATGATTTTTTAGAACTTTTTGATAAATATAACTGCTGTTTACAGATGGGGGGCAGTGACCAGTGGGGTAATATTGTTTCTGGCATTGAATTAATTAGAAGAATGCGTCAGAAAACAGCATTTGGTATCACTTTTCCATTGATAACCACAAGCAGTGGGATTAAAATGGGAAAAACCCACCAGGGAGCTGTCTGGCTGGATCCAGAGAGAACAAGTCCTTATGATTATTATCAGTTTTGGGTTAATACAGACGACAGAGATGTTGTTCGTTTCTTGGCTCTTTTTACTTTTTTGCCTATGGATGAAATTAATGACGTAAAAAAAATGGAAGGAGCTGATTTAAATTATGCAAAATCTGTTCTTGGGTTTGAGGCTACAGCATTAGTGCATGGTAAGGAAGCAGCTTTAAATGCTTATAAATCTGCTGTAAGTATGTTTGGCATGAAATCAATACCTGAAAAACTTCTTGCATCCAGTTCAATACCACGGGAAGGGACTGAAGAAAGTGATCTGGCTGTGCCAAGTTCATTTATGAATGAGTCTCAATTTTTAGACAAGATTCCAGCTTTTAAGCTATTCAATATGGTAGAATTGGCAAATTCAGGAAGTGCGGCCAGGCGTTTAATTGAACAAGGTGGTGCTTATATAAATAATAATCGTATTATATCACCAGATTATATGGTATCTACGGAGGATATAGTTGAAACCGAGATTATTTTAAGAGCAGGTAAGAAAAAATACCATAAAATTATAGTAAAAAAATAG
- the rny gene encoding ribonuclease Y yields MNEYGLLIGIIGAGLGFAVAYWIKGEISSQKIKAAEEDALRITEDAKRRAETLIKEAKLEAKDKLFKMKSDFDSETRETRSELKRQEKRLIQKEENIDRKNEQLELRESEIIRAEEKNKKKTEEIQLSEEKYNQLIDEQKKQLEKISGLTAEQAKELLIRAMENEARYEGAKLIKKIENEAKEEANKKAKEIIATSIQRYAGDFVAERTVSVVQLPNDEMKGRIIGREGRNIRALEAETGIDLIIDDTPEAVILSGFNPVRREVARISLLRLISDGRIHPARIEDVVKKVGKEIDVTIKEAGEQAAFDLGVHGIHSELIKYIGQLKFRTSYAQNVLQHSIEVGFLCGIMAAELGLNQKLAKRMGLLHDIGKAIDHEVEGPHALIGSKLAKKYGESSKIVHAIAAHHEDVPPSSVYALLVQAADSLSGARPGARKELLENYIKRLEDLENIANSFKGVINSYAIQAGREIRVIVESSIVSDEEVTLTCKDIVKNIEESLTFPGQIKVMVIRETRAVEFANK; encoded by the coding sequence ATGAATGAATATGGTTTATTGATTGGCATAATCGGGGCTGGATTAGGGTTTGCTGTTGCTTATTGGATAAAAGGTGAAATTTCATCTCAAAAAATCAAAGCTGCTGAAGAAGATGCCCTGAGAATTACCGAGGATGCCAAACGAAGAGCTGAAACACTTATTAAAGAAGCAAAGCTGGAAGCCAAAGACAAGCTTTTTAAAATGAAAAGTGATTTTGATTCGGAAACAAGAGAAACTCGCTCTGAGCTGAAACGACAAGAAAAAAGGCTTATTCAGAAAGAAGAAAATATTGACCGCAAAAACGAACAGCTTGAGTTGAGAGAAAGTGAAATTATCCGTGCAGAGGAAAAAAACAAAAAAAAGACAGAGGAAATTCAGCTTAGTGAAGAAAAGTATAATCAACTTATTGATGAACAAAAAAAACAGCTTGAAAAGATTTCAGGGTTAACTGCTGAACAGGCAAAAGAATTATTAATCAGGGCTATGGAAAATGAAGCCAGGTATGAAGGCGCAAAACTGATTAAAAAAATAGAAAATGAAGCAAAAGAGGAGGCTAATAAAAAAGCAAAAGAAATCATTGCAACATCAATTCAAAGATATGCTGGTGATTTTGTGGCAGAACGTACAGTTTCAGTTGTTCAGCTCCCTAATGATGAAATGAAAGGCAGGATAATAGGCAGAGAAGGTCGGAATATACGCGCACTTGAAGCTGAAACTGGTATTGATTTAATTATAGATGACACTCCAGAAGCAGTTATACTTTCTGGATTTAATCCAGTTAGGCGGGAAGTAGCTCGTATTTCACTTCTGCGTCTTATTTCAGATGGAAGGATTCATCCTGCAAGGATTGAAGATGTTGTTAAAAAAGTTGGCAAGGAAATTGATGTTACTATCAAAGAAGCTGGAGAACAGGCTGCATTTGATTTAGGCGTTCATGGAATACATTCTGAATTAATAAAGTATATTGGACAGTTAAAATTTCGTACCAGTTATGCACAGAATGTGCTGCAGCATTCTATAGAAGTTGGTTTTCTATGCGGTATTATGGCTGCTGAACTGGGACTGAATCAAAAACTGGCAAAACGAATGGGACTCCTGCATGATATTGGAAAGGCTATCGATCATGAAGTTGAAGGTCCCCATGCTTTAATAGGATCAAAACTTGCTAAAAAATATGGTGAATCTTCAAAAATAGTTCATGCTATTGCAGCACATCATGAAGATGTACCCCCTTCATCTGTTTATGCTTTACTTGTCCAGGCAGCAGACAGTCTTTCCGGTGCAAGGCCAGGGGCAAGAAAAGAATTGCTTGAAAATTATATTAAAAGACTTGAAGATCTTGAAAATATAGCAAATTCATTTAAAGGTGTTATTAATTCATATGCAATTCAGGCTGGAAGAGAAATAAGAGTTATTGTTGAAAGCAGTATTGTGTCTGATGAAGAAGTAACTCTGACTTGTAAAGATATTGTTAAAAATATTGAAGAATCTTTAACTTTTCCGGGTCAGATAAAAGTAATGGTCATAAGGGAAACAAGAGCAGTAGAATTTGCAAATAAATGA
- a CDS encoding sensor histidine kinase gives MNEQPGKVLIVDDSRSTTQLIKNALEHNYIIKVAATGEKAIVINKYFDPDVILLDVALPGIDGYEVCRKIRAESRYRFTKIIMISVRTLLNQRLEGYASGADDYIVKPFETEELEAKVRVFYRLRNTEKELDRLNRMLDQQVRLRTQQVLEAEKMAVIGRYTAGIVHNLNNPLQAIMGNAELLSYKFSEDPNVLALRKASSQMKKIISTILSTGYKNNSSEYTNIDLNQVLQEQIDLLRSNPFYRNHHIHIITNLQPLPLIKGIYYHFSQSFGNLVKNAVEAMFNSDKKELRITGRVQGESIIIQIADTGTGIDKDNIENIFHPFFTTKPLAAEYGIPTGTGLGLASAKEMIEAYQGSIRVNTQKDKGTEFIVCLPVKPQEAALNNSNNAKPCYL, from the coding sequence ATGAATGAACAGCCAGGCAAGGTATTGATTGTCGATGATTCCAGATCCACAACCCAGCTTATAAAAAACGCTCTGGAACATAATTATATTATAAAGGTTGCTGCGACTGGTGAAAAAGCCATTGTCATAAATAAATATTTTGATCCAGATGTTATTTTGCTGGATGTGGCTCTGCCGGGAATAGACGGTTATGAAGTCTGTCGAAAAATCAGGGCTGAAAGCAGGTACCGGTTTACAAAAATCATTATGATTTCAGTAAGGACACTTTTAAACCAACGCCTGGAAGGATATGCTTCAGGTGCTGATGATTATATTGTTAAACCCTTTGAAACTGAAGAACTTGAGGCCAAAGTCAGGGTCTTTTACCGCCTTCGCAATACAGAAAAAGAACTGGACAGGTTAAACCGGATGCTTGATCAGCAGGTTCGCCTTCGCACCCAGCAGGTACTGGAAGCAGAAAAAATGGCTGTTATTGGCAGATACACAGCCGGGATAGTACATAATCTCAATAATCCTTTGCAGGCCATTATGGGAAATGCAGAGCTTCTTTCTTATAAATTTTCTGAAGATCCCAATGTCTTGGCTTTGAGAAAAGCATCTTCACAGATGAAAAAAATAATCAGCACTATCTTAAGTACTGGTTATAAAAATAATAGTTCAGAATATACAAATATAGATTTAAACCAGGTACTTCAAGAGCAGATTGATCTTCTTAGATCAAATCCTTTTTACCGGAATCATCATATTCATATTATTACAAATCTTCAACCCCTGCCTTTAATAAAAGGTATTTATTACCATTTCAGCCAGAGCTTTGGCAATCTTGTTAAAAATGCTGTGGAAGCCATGTTTAATTCAGACAAAAAGGAACTCCGTATAACAGGCCGTGTTCAGGGAGAATCAATTATAATTCAAATAGCTGATACCGGGACAGGCATTGATAAAGATAATATAGAAAATATCTTTCATCCTTTTTTTACCACCAAACCTCTGGCTGCTGAATATGGAATACCAACAGGCACAGGTCTCGGTCTGGCATCTGCAAAAGAAATGATTGAAGCCTATCAGGGAAGTATCAGGGTAAATACTCAAAAAGATAAAGGAACTGAGTTTATTGTCTGCCTGCCTGTTAAACCTCAAGAAGCAGCTCTCAATAATTCCAATAACGCAAAACCCTGCTATTTATGA